A genomic stretch from Dermochelys coriacea isolate rDerCor1 chromosome 24, rDerCor1.pri.v4, whole genome shotgun sequence includes:
- the LOC119847604 gene encoding trypsin-like, which produces MAMELLNIVLLLVPAVIAQTDTRIIGGYPCERPQPWQAAIYDLNRLYCGGALINKEWVLTAAHCRLPGITNIRLGEYNLRKVDETEQLRVAAKIIPHPNYDPATKDNDIMLIKLTTPAQLNNNVHPIALASSTAQPGIVCQVSGWGTTTSPQPSFPALLQCADLTILSASECRQAYPSLITDNMLCAGVRQGGIDSCQGDSGGPLVCGGILQGIVSWGLEECAQPNKPGVYTKVSKYINWIQQTIRGG; this is translated from the exons ATGGCTATGGAGCTGCTGAACATCGTGTTGCTGCTAGTGCCGGCAg TGATAGCACAGACGGACACACGGATCATCGGGGGCTACCCCTGTGAaagaccccagccctggcaggCTGCTATCTACGATTTAAACCGGCTGTACTGCGGAGGGGCACTCATCAACAAGGAATGGGTGCTGACGGCTGCCCACTGCAGGCTGCCTGG CATCACCAACATACGGCTGGGCGAGTACAACCTGCGGAAGGTGGATGAGACCGAGCAGCTCCGGGTGGCTGCAAAAATCATTCCCCACCCCAACTATGACCCCGCCACCAAGGACAATGACATCATGCTCATCAAACTCACCACCCCCGCGCAGCTGAATAACAATGTGCACCCCATCGCACTGGCCAGCAGCACCGCCCAGCCGGGGATCGTCTGCCAGGTGTCCGGATGGGGCACCACCACCTCCCCACAAC CATCATTCCCGGCTTTGCTGCAATGTGCTGACCTCACAATCCTCTCAGCATCGGAATGTCGACAAGCGTATCCCAGCTTGATCACTGACAACATGCTCTGTGCTGGCGTCAGACAAGGAGGCATCGATTCCTGCCAG GGTGACTCCGGGGGTCCCCTGGTATGCGGTGGGATCCTCCAAGGCATTGTGTCGTGGGGGTTGGAGGAGTGCGCCCAACCTAACAAACCGGGTGTCTACACCAAGGTCAGCAAATACATCAACTGGATCCAGCAAACCATACGGGGCGGGTGA
- the LOC119847772 gene encoding kallikrein-15-like, whose amino-acid sequence MSLLSITLLLGTAGAAWGSLKLRGNPCYPLSQPWQAAIFEGSRYNCGATLLSSRWVLTAAHCLTGPIHVRLGDYNLYAHEGSEQNKTVAKSIIHPSYNCTDHDNDVMLLKLKTPATLNRYVQPLGLASQCVEPGEQCSVSGWGTTLNTPENISIILYCTMVHIVSDEKCKASFPGHVNRNMLCAGLKGGGTNSCEGDSGGPLVCNGKLQGVVSWGDVPCASTPKPSVYMNVCKYHHWLLATMWAN is encoded by the exons CATGCTACCCCCTCTCACAGCCCTGGCAGGCAGCTATCTTCGAAGGCTCCAGGTACAACTGCGGTGCCACCCTCCTCAGCAGCAGATGGGTCCTGACTGCAGCCCACTGCCTGACTGG ccccatccatGTGCGCCTGGGGGATTACAACCTGTATGCCCACGAGGGGTCCGAGCAGAACAAAACTGTGGCCAAAAGCATCATCCATCCCAGCTACAACTGCACGGACCACGACAATGACGTCATGCTGCTCAAGCTGAAGACCCCGGCCACGCTCAACCGCTACGTCCAGCCGCTGGGCCTGGCTTCCCAGTGTGTGGAGCCGGGCGAGCAGTGCTCGGTGTCAGGGTGGGGCACCACCCTCAACACCCCCG AAAACATCTCCATCATCCTCTACTGCACCATGGTCCACATCGTCTCCGATGAGAAGTGCAAGGCCAGCTTCCCCGGGCACGTCAACAGGAACATGCTCTGTGCAGGCTTGAAGGGTGGGGGCACGAACTCCTGTGAG GGCGACTCCGGCGGCCCGCTGGTGTGTAACGGGAAGCTGCAGGGTGTCGTGTCTTGGGGCGATGTGCCCTGTGCCTCCACCCCGAAACCCAGCGTCTACATGAACGTCTGTAAATACCACCACTGGCTGCTGGCCACCATGTGGGCAAACTGA